From Micromonospora nigra, one genomic window encodes:
- the cysC gene encoding adenylyl-sulfate kinase, producing MSNGWMLPDEVLRDAPAYTPRPGELADLELLLTGGYAPLTGFLTRADLVSVSRRGRLMDDSPWPVPVTLQVPSALAEKLDPGDPARRTVVLTDGEGAPIAALDVADAWPVREGVAALGGPVHRLGDGGHGPFQRLRRTPAEIRSLLPAGRVLGVVADRPLHRPQLAQIAHAARTLAAHLLVMIPVGEEGSGGLPSEALVRSIFAARDRMPPATLVAVPLARRRDEISDALLRARVSAAYGVTHLLSTGEMLSGAGLRVLVPRELAYDNRDGQWRWREDIPPRNRRLALTQAEIDDLLDRGFPLPEWHTPPAVAKELVRARPPRRHRGLVVFLTGLSGSGKSTIARGLADALREQGERTVTLLDGDVVRRELSAGLGFSKADRDLNVRRIGWVAAEIARHRGVGICCPIAPYAQARATAREMAVAAGAGFVLVHVATPLAVCEQRDRKGLYARARAGLLTGMTGIDDPYEEPTDADVVVDTAHLSVDDAVQAVLHHLTETGWVEPRLPGV from the coding sequence ATGAGCAACGGGTGGATGCTGCCCGACGAGGTGCTTCGGGACGCACCGGCGTACACGCCGCGTCCGGGGGAACTGGCCGACCTGGAGCTGCTGCTGACCGGCGGGTACGCGCCGTTGACCGGGTTCCTGACCCGTGCCGACCTGGTCTCGGTCAGCCGCCGTGGCCGGCTGATGGACGACAGCCCGTGGCCGGTGCCGGTGACCCTCCAGGTGCCGTCGGCGCTGGCCGAGAAGCTCGACCCGGGCGACCCGGCCCGCCGCACGGTGGTGCTGACCGACGGCGAGGGCGCCCCGATCGCCGCGCTGGACGTCGCCGACGCCTGGCCGGTCCGCGAGGGGGTGGCCGCCCTGGGCGGCCCGGTCCACCGGCTCGGCGACGGCGGTCACGGGCCGTTCCAGCGGCTGCGCCGCACCCCCGCCGAGATCCGCTCGCTGCTGCCCGCCGGCCGGGTGCTCGGCGTGGTGGCCGACCGGCCGCTGCACCGGCCACAACTGGCCCAGATCGCCCACGCCGCCCGCACCCTGGCCGCCCACCTGCTGGTGATGATCCCGGTCGGTGAGGAGGGCTCCGGCGGACTGCCGTCGGAGGCGCTGGTGCGCAGCATCTTCGCCGCGCGGGACCGGATGCCCCCGGCCACCCTGGTCGCCGTGCCGTTGGCCCGACGGCGGGACGAGATCAGCGACGCCCTGCTGCGGGCGCGGGTCTCCGCCGCGTACGGGGTGACCCACCTGCTCTCCACGGGCGAGATGCTCTCCGGTGCGGGCCTGCGGGTGCTGGTGCCACGGGAGTTGGCCTACGACAACCGGGACGGGCAGTGGCGCTGGCGGGAGGACATCCCGCCGCGCAACCGGCGGCTGGCGCTGACCCAGGCGGAGATCGACGATCTGCTGGACCGCGGTTTCCCGCTTCCCGAGTGGCACACCCCACCGGCGGTGGCCAAGGAACTGGTGCGGGCCCGGCCGCCGCGCCGCCACCGCGGCCTGGTGGTGTTCCTCACCGGGCTGTCCGGCTCCGGCAAGTCGACCATCGCCCGGGGGCTGGCCGACGCGCTGCGGGAACAGGGCGAGCGGACGGTCACCCTGCTCGACGGCGACGTGGTTCGGCGGGAGCTGTCGGCCGGGTTGGGCTTCAGCAAGGCCGACCGGGATCTCAACGTCCGCCGGATCGGCTGGGTGGCCGCGGAGATCGCGCGGCACCGGGGGGTGGGCATCTGCTGCCCCATCGCCCCGTACGCGCAGGCCCGGGCCACCGCTCGGGAGATGGCGGTGGCGGCCGGGGCCGGCTTCGTGCTGGTGCACGTGGCGACGCCGCTGGCCGTGTGCGAGCAGCGTGACCGCAAGGGCCTGTACGCGCGGGCCCGGGCGGGCCTGCTGACCGGGATGACCGGCATCGACGACCCGTACGAGGAGCCCACCGACGCGGACGTGGTGGTCGACACCGCACACCTCAGCGTGGACGACGCCGTGCAGGCGGTTCTGCACCACCTCACCGAGACGGGTTGGGTCGAGCCGCGCCTGCCGGGCGTCTGA
- a CDS encoding DeoR/GlpR family DNA-binding transcription regulator yields the protein MLAQQRQAAILDRVRAAGGVRVTELAAEFGVSDMTIRRDLDLLHDRGLLAKVHGGATLTGPGSTDEPGFHAKSVRQSAEKAAIAARAATLVRPGAAVALSAGTTTAELARHLVDVPGLTVVTNSLPVAEILHAGGRDDQTVVLTGGVRTPSDALVGPLAVGAVRSLHLDMLFLGVHGITERAGFTTPNLMEADTDRALVAAADRLVVLADHTKWGTVGISSIVPLGAAHLLITDDRLPTEARRTLAEQVGELVVVPGAERGVAQ from the coding sequence ATGCTCGCGCAGCAACGGCAGGCGGCGATCCTGGACCGCGTCCGGGCGGCCGGCGGGGTACGCGTCACCGAGCTGGCCGCCGAGTTCGGCGTCTCCGACATGACCATCCGGCGCGACCTCGACCTGCTGCACGACCGGGGCCTGCTGGCCAAGGTGCACGGTGGGGCTACGCTCACCGGCCCGGGTTCCACCGACGAACCGGGCTTCCACGCCAAGTCGGTGCGACAGTCCGCCGAGAAGGCCGCCATCGCCGCCCGCGCCGCCACGCTGGTTCGCCCCGGCGCGGCCGTCGCGCTGTCCGCCGGCACCACCACGGCGGAACTGGCCCGCCACCTGGTGGACGTGCCGGGGCTCACCGTGGTCACGAACTCCCTGCCGGTCGCCGAGATCCTGCACGCCGGTGGCCGCGACGACCAGACCGTGGTGCTCACCGGCGGCGTGCGCACCCCCTCGGACGCCCTGGTCGGGCCACTGGCCGTCGGGGCCGTCCGCTCACTGCACCTGGACATGCTCTTCCTCGGCGTGCACGGGATCACCGAACGGGCGGGCTTCACCACCCCGAACCTGATGGAGGCCGACACCGACCGGGCTCTCGTCGCGGCGGCCGACCGGCTGGTGGTGCTCGCCGACCACACCAAGTGGGGCACCGTGGGCATCTCGTCGATCGTGCCGCTGGGCGCCGCGCACCTGCTAATCACCGACGACCGGTTGCCGACCGAAGCCCGTCGGACACTCGCCGAGCAGGTGGGCGAACTGGTGGTCGTGCCCGGGGCGGAACGAGGGGTGGCGCAGTGA
- the galT gene encoding galactose-1-phosphate uridylyltransferase, with translation MKRTAIDLADGRELIYFDERDDAVRSEPDRRDLPPPPPASQLRLDPLTDEWVAVAAHRQTRTFLPPADQCPLCPSSGGRRSEIPAPDYDVAVFENRFPSLSGRVAEEPAEITPFTPARPGRGRCEVVCFTDDHNASFASLPPRRVRTVLDALADRTAVLGELPGVEQVFCFENRGVEIGVTLHHPHGQIYAYPFVTPRTRALLAAARRHADRTGGRNLYADVLAAERTTGHRVVAANAHWTAYVPAAARWPFEVHVAPHRPVPDIPALDDDERDAFGPLYLDLLRRFDGLFDLPMPYIAAWHQAPVRVDRELGHLHLQLFSTRRARDKLKYLAGSESGMGVFINDIAPERAAELLRAA, from the coding sequence GTGAAGCGTACGGCGATCGACCTGGCCGACGGCCGCGAACTGATCTACTTCGACGAGCGCGACGACGCGGTGCGCTCCGAGCCGGACCGACGGGACCTGCCCCCACCCCCGCCCGCCTCGCAGCTACGCCTCGACCCCCTCACCGACGAGTGGGTGGCCGTGGCGGCACACCGGCAGACCCGCACCTTCCTCCCCCCGGCCGACCAGTGCCCCCTGTGCCCCTCCAGCGGCGGGCGGCGCAGCGAGATCCCCGCGCCGGACTACGACGTCGCCGTCTTCGAGAACCGGTTCCCCTCCCTCAGCGGGCGGGTCGCCGAGGAGCCCGCGGAGATCACCCCGTTCACTCCGGCACGGCCGGGGCGTGGACGCTGCGAGGTGGTCTGCTTCACCGACGACCACAACGCCTCGTTCGCCAGCCTGCCGCCCCGCCGGGTGCGCACCGTGCTCGACGCGCTGGCCGACCGGACGGCGGTGCTCGGCGAACTGCCCGGGGTGGAGCAGGTGTTCTGCTTCGAGAACCGGGGCGTCGAGATCGGTGTGACCCTGCACCACCCGCACGGCCAGATCTACGCGTACCCCTTCGTCACCCCGCGGACCCGCGCCCTGCTGGCCGCCGCCCGTCGGCACGCCGACCGCACCGGCGGACGCAACCTGTACGCCGACGTGCTGGCCGCCGAGCGCACCACCGGCCACCGGGTGGTCGCGGCGAACGCGCACTGGACGGCGTACGTCCCGGCGGCGGCCCGCTGGCCCTTCGAGGTGCACGTCGCCCCGCACCGGCCGGTGCCCGACATCCCCGCACTCGACGACGACGAACGGGACGCGTTCGGCCCGCTGTACCTCGACCTGCTGCGCCGCTTCGACGGGCTGTTCGACCTGCCGATGCCCTACATCGCCGCGTGGCACCAGGCACCGGTGCGGGTAGACCGGGAACTGGGGCACCTGCACCTTCAACTGTTCAGCACCCGGCGGGCCCGGGACAAGCTGAAGTACCTGGCCGGCTCGGAGTCGGGCATGGGCGTGTTCATCAACGACATCGCCCCGGAGCGGGCCGCCGAACTCCTGCGCGCCGCCTGA
- a CDS encoding NADP-dependent isocitrate dehydrogenase has product MAKIKVNNPVVELDGDEMTRIIWKQIREQLILPYLDVDLHYYDLSIQHRDATDDQVTIDAANAIKQHGVGVKCATITPDEARVEEFGLKKMWRSPNGTIRNILGGVVFREPIIMSNVPRLVPGWTKPIIIGRHAHGDQYKASDFVVPGPGTVTITYTPADGSAPVEMEVANFPGGGIAMGMYNFDESIRDFARASFRYGLDRGYPVYLSTKNTILKAYDGRFKDIFAEVFENEFKSEFDAAGITYEHRLIDDMVAAALKWEGGYVWACKNYDGDVQSDTVAQGFGSLGLMTSVLLSPDGRTVEAEAAHGTVTRHYRQWQKGEKTSTNPIASIYAWTRGLAHRGKLDETPAVTEFANTLEQVIVDTVEGGQMTKDLALLISRDAPWLTTDEFMNALDENLARRLSA; this is encoded by the coding sequence ATGGCGAAGATCAAGGTAAACAACCCGGTCGTAGAGCTCGACGGCGACGAGATGACCCGGATCATCTGGAAGCAGATCCGGGAGCAGCTGATCCTGCCCTACCTCGACGTCGACCTGCACTACTACGACCTGTCGATCCAGCACCGTGACGCCACCGACGACCAGGTCACGATCGACGCCGCCAACGCCATCAAGCAGCACGGCGTGGGCGTCAAGTGCGCGACCATCACCCCGGACGAGGCCCGGGTGGAGGAGTTCGGCCTCAAGAAGATGTGGCGGTCGCCGAACGGCACCATCCGCAACATCCTCGGCGGTGTGGTCTTCCGCGAGCCGATCATCATGTCCAACGTGCCGCGGCTCGTACCCGGCTGGACCAAGCCGATCATCATCGGCCGGCACGCCCACGGCGACCAGTACAAGGCCAGCGACTTCGTCGTTCCCGGCCCGGGCACGGTGACCATCACCTACACCCCGGCCGACGGCTCCGCGCCCGTCGAGATGGAGGTCGCCAACTTCCCCGGCGGCGGCATCGCCATGGGCATGTACAACTTCGACGAGTCGATCCGCGACTTCGCCCGGGCGTCGTTCCGGTACGGCCTGGACCGGGGCTACCCGGTCTACCTGTCGACCAAGAACACCATCCTGAAGGCGTACGACGGCCGGTTCAAGGACATCTTCGCCGAGGTGTTCGAGAACGAGTTCAAGTCGGAGTTCGACGCCGCCGGCATCACCTACGAGCACCGGCTGATCGACGACATGGTGGCCGCCGCCCTGAAGTGGGAGGGCGGCTACGTCTGGGCCTGCAAGAACTACGACGGTGACGTGCAGTCGGACACCGTCGCGCAGGGCTTCGGCTCGCTCGGCCTGATGACCTCGGTGCTGCTGTCCCCCGACGGCCGTACCGTCGAGGCGGAGGCCGCGCACGGCACCGTCACCCGGCACTACCGGCAGTGGCAGAAGGGCGAGAAGACCTCGACCAACCCGATCGCCTCGATCTACGCCTGGACCCGGGGCCTGGCCCACCGGGGCAAGCTGGACGAGACCCCGGCGGTGACCGAGTTCGCCAACACGTTGGAGCAGGTCATCGTGGACACGGTCGAGGGTGGCCAGATGACGAAGGACCTCGCGCTGCTCATCTCGCGCGACGCCCCGTGGCTGACCACCGACGAGTTCATGAACGCACTCGACGAGAACCTGGCGCGCCGGCTCTCCGCCTGA
- the mdh gene encoding malate dehydrogenase — protein MGKKVTVVGAGFYGSTTAQRLAEYDVFDTVVITDIVEGKPAGLALDLNQSRAIEGFETKLVGVTTGPNGEGYEAIEGSDVVVITAGLPRKPGMSRMDLLETNAKIVRQVSENVAKYAPNAVVIVVSNPLDEMTALAQLATQFPKNRVLGQAGMLDTARFTNFVAEALDVPVKSVKTLTLGSHGDTMVPVPSQSTVNGKPLREAMPAEQIEELVVKTRNGGAEVVALLKTGSAYYAPSAAAARMAKAVAEDSGAVMPVCAWVDGEYGISGVYLGVEAQIGAEGVKKVVETDLDADELASLKEAAEAVRAKQADVASM, from the coding sequence ATGGGTAAGAAGGTCACTGTCGTCGGCGCCGGTTTCTACGGCTCCACCACCGCGCAGCGCCTCGCCGAGTACGACGTCTTCGACACCGTCGTGATCACCGACATCGTGGAGGGCAAGCCCGCCGGCCTCGCCCTGGACCTCAACCAGTCGCGGGCCATCGAGGGCTTCGAGACCAAGCTCGTCGGCGTGACCACCGGCCCCAACGGCGAGGGGTACGAGGCCATCGAGGGCTCGGACGTCGTCGTCATCACCGCCGGGCTGCCCCGCAAGCCGGGCATGAGCCGGATGGACCTGCTGGAGACCAACGCCAAGATCGTCCGCCAGGTCTCGGAGAACGTCGCCAAGTACGCCCCGAACGCCGTCGTCATCGTCGTCTCCAACCCGCTGGACGAGATGACCGCGCTCGCCCAGCTCGCCACGCAGTTCCCGAAGAACCGCGTGCTCGGCCAGGCCGGCATGCTCGACACCGCCCGGTTCACCAACTTCGTCGCCGAGGCGCTGGACGTACCGGTGAAGTCCGTCAAGACCCTGACGCTGGGTTCGCACGGCGACACGATGGTCCCGGTGCCCTCGCAGAGCACCGTCAACGGCAAGCCGCTGCGCGAGGCCATGCCGGCCGAGCAGATCGAGGAGCTGGTCGTCAAGACCCGCAACGGCGGTGCCGAGGTCGTCGCGCTGCTGAAGACCGGCTCCGCGTACTACGCCCCGTCGGCCGCCGCCGCTCGGATGGCCAAGGCCGTCGCGGAGGACTCCGGTGCGGTCATGCCGGTGTGCGCCTGGGTGGACGGCGAGTACGGCATCTCCGGCGTCTACCTGGGCGTCGAGGCCCAGATCGGGGCCGAGGGCGTCAAGAAGGTCGTCGAGACCGACCTGGACGCGGACGAGCTGGCCAGCCTCAAGGAGGCCGCCGAAGCCGTCCGCGCCAAGCAGGCCGACGTCGCCAGCATGTAG
- a CDS encoding bifunctional methylenetetrahydrofolate dehydrogenase/methenyltetrahydrofolate cyclohydrolase → MTATVLDGKATAAEIKDELRTRVKALAERGITPGLGTVLVGADPGSQAYVNGKHRDCAEVGIASIRRELPADATQDQVDAVLAELNADPACHGYIVQLPLPAHLDTQRVLELIDPDKDADGLHPVNLGRLVLGYDGPLPCTPRGIVELLRRHDVALRGARVAVVGRGNTVGRPLGLLLTRRSENATVTLCHTGTLDLASHTRAADIVIVAAGVPGLLTGDMVNPGAVVVDVGITRVVGQDGKGRYTGDVDPEVAEVAGALVPMPGGVGPMTRAMLLTNVVERAERG, encoded by the coding sequence GTGACGGCGACGGTTCTGGACGGTAAGGCCACTGCGGCGGAGATCAAGGACGAGCTGCGGACGCGGGTCAAGGCACTGGCGGAACGCGGGATCACCCCCGGCCTGGGTACGGTGCTGGTGGGTGCTGACCCCGGCTCCCAGGCGTACGTGAACGGTAAGCACCGCGACTGCGCCGAGGTGGGTATCGCCTCGATCCGGCGGGAGTTGCCCGCCGACGCCACCCAGGATCAGGTCGACGCCGTCCTCGCCGAGCTGAACGCCGACCCGGCCTGCCACGGTTACATCGTCCAGCTGCCCCTGCCGGCCCACCTGGACACCCAGCGGGTCCTGGAGCTGATCGACCCGGACAAGGACGCCGACGGTCTGCACCCGGTGAACCTGGGCCGTCTCGTCCTCGGCTACGACGGGCCGCTGCCCTGCACCCCGCGCGGCATCGTCGAACTGCTGCGCCGCCACGACGTGGCGCTGCGCGGTGCCAGGGTCGCCGTCGTGGGGCGTGGCAACACGGTCGGTCGCCCGCTCGGGCTGCTGCTGACCCGGCGCAGCGAGAACGCCACTGTCACCCTCTGCCACACCGGCACCCTCGACCTCGCCTCGCACACCCGGGCCGCCGACATCGTCATCGTGGCAGCCGGGGTTCCCGGCCTGCTCACCGGCGACATGGTCAACCCCGGTGCCGTCGTGGTCGACGTCGGCATCACCCGGGTGGTCGGCCAGGACGGCAAGGGCCGCTACACCGGCGACGTCGACCCCGAGGTCGCCGAGGTCGCCGGCGCGCTGGTGCCGATGCCGGGTGGCGTCGGGCCGATGACCAGGGCCATGCTGCTGACCAACGTGGTGGAGCGCGCCGAGCGGGGCTGA
- the purH gene encoding bifunctional phosphoribosylaminoimidazolecarboxamide formyltransferase/IMP cyclohydrolase, producing MSSTQDSRRPIRRALVSVYDKTGLVELARALHAAGVELVSTGSTASTIAAAGVPVTAVEQVTGFPEILDGRVKTLHPKIHGGLLADLRKDAHAAQLDEHGIVGIDLLVSNLYPFQATVASGASQDECVEQIDIGGPAMVRAAAKNHASVAVVTDPAAYPMLLAALDAGGFTLTQRRALAAEAFAAIADYDVAVAQWCARELVAEADWPQYAGLSLRRQAVLRYGENPHQAAALYADPAGPAGLAQAEQLHGKEMSYNNYVDADAAWRAANDFPDQPAVAVIKHANPCGIAVGADVAEAHRKAHACDPVSAFGGVIAVNRPVSVELARQVAEIFTEVVVAPDYEAGAVDVLAAKKNIRLLRAPAFRPQPAEWRHVTGGVLVQLRDAVDADGDDPANWRLATGEAADEATLADLAFAWRAVRAVKSNAILLAREGATVGVGMGQVNRVDSARLAVDRAGAERARGSVAASDAFFPFPDGPQILIDAGVTAIVQPGGSVRDEETIAACKQAGVTMYLTGTRHFFH from the coding sequence GTGAGTTCCACTCAGGACTCCCGCCGCCCGATCAGGCGGGCGCTGGTCAGCGTCTACGACAAGACCGGTCTGGTCGAGCTGGCCCGGGCGCTGCACGCGGCCGGGGTGGAGCTCGTCTCGACCGGTAGCACCGCGTCCACCATCGCCGCCGCCGGCGTCCCGGTGACCGCCGTCGAGCAGGTGACGGGCTTCCCGGAGATCCTCGACGGGCGGGTCAAGACCCTGCACCCGAAGATCCACGGAGGGCTGCTCGCCGACCTGCGCAAGGACGCGCACGCCGCCCAGCTCGACGAGCACGGCATCGTGGGGATCGACCTGCTGGTGTCCAACCTCTACCCGTTCCAGGCCACCGTCGCCTCCGGCGCGAGCCAGGACGAGTGTGTCGAGCAGATCGACATCGGTGGGCCGGCGATGGTGCGGGCCGCCGCGAAGAACCACGCCTCCGTCGCGGTGGTGACCGATCCGGCCGCGTACCCGATGCTGCTGGCCGCCCTCGACGCGGGCGGCTTCACCCTGACGCAGCGTCGCGCGCTGGCGGCGGAGGCCTTCGCCGCGATCGCCGACTACGACGTGGCGGTCGCGCAGTGGTGCGCCCGCGAGCTGGTCGCGGAGGCCGACTGGCCGCAGTACGCCGGGCTGTCGCTGCGCCGGCAGGCGGTGCTGCGCTACGGCGAGAACCCGCACCAGGCCGCGGCCCTCTACGCCGACCCGGCCGGCCCGGCCGGGCTGGCCCAGGCCGAGCAGCTGCACGGCAAGGAGATGTCCTACAACAACTACGTCGACGCGGACGCCGCGTGGCGGGCCGCGAACGACTTCCCCGACCAGCCGGCTGTGGCGGTCATCAAGCACGCCAACCCCTGCGGCATCGCCGTGGGCGCGGACGTGGCCGAGGCGCACCGCAAGGCGCACGCCTGCGACCCCGTGTCGGCCTTCGGCGGCGTGATCGCGGTGAACCGGCCCGTCTCGGTGGAACTGGCCCGGCAGGTCGCCGAGATCTTCACCGAGGTGGTCGTGGCCCCCGACTACGAGGCGGGGGCGGTGGACGTCCTGGCGGCCAAGAAGAACATCCGGCTGCTGCGTGCGCCCGCGTTCCGCCCGCAGCCGGCCGAGTGGCGGCACGTCACCGGGGGCGTGCTGGTGCAGCTGCGCGACGCGGTCGACGCCGACGGGGACGACCCGGCCAACTGGCGATTGGCCACCGGCGAGGCGGCCGACGAGGCCACCCTCGCCGACCTGGCCTTCGCCTGGCGGGCCGTGCGGGCCGTGAAGAGCAACGCGATCCTGCTGGCCCGCGAGGGCGCGACCGTGGGCGTGGGCATGGGCCAGGTCAACCGGGTCGACTCGGCGCGGCTGGCGGTGGACCGGGCCGGCGCGGAGCGGGCCCGGGGCTCCGTGGCGGCCTCCGACGCGTTCTTCCCGTTCCCCGACGGCCCGCAGATCCTCATCGACGCGGGTGTGACGGCGATCGTCCAGCCCGGCGGCTCCGTGCGGGACGAGGAGACCATCGCCGCCTGCAAGCAGGCCGGTGTCACCATGTACCTCACCGGTACCCGGCACTTCTTCCACTGA
- the purN gene encoding phosphoribosylglycinamide formyltransferase gives MTDPASAARIVVLVSGSGSNLQALLDACADPAYGARVVAVGADRDGIGGLDRAVAAGVPTFVERVADHPTREDWDSALCAQVAAYQPDLVISAGFLKLVGPHFLTAFGDRYLNTHNTLLPAFPGIHGPRDALAYGVKVTGATLFFVDAGMDTGPIVAQVAVPVRDDDDVDTLTERIKEAERRQLVEQVGRLVREGWTITGRKVTVP, from the coding sequence GTGACCGACCCCGCGTCCGCCGCCCGCATCGTCGTCCTCGTCTCCGGCTCCGGGAGCAACCTCCAGGCGCTGCTGGACGCCTGCGCCGACCCGGCGTACGGGGCCAGGGTGGTCGCCGTCGGCGCGGACCGGGACGGCATCGGCGGGCTCGACCGGGCGGTCGCCGCCGGGGTGCCGACCTTTGTCGAGCGGGTCGCCGACCACCCGACCCGCGAGGACTGGGACTCGGCCCTGTGTGCGCAGGTCGCCGCCTACCAGCCCGATCTCGTGATCTCGGCCGGCTTCCTGAAACTCGTCGGTCCGCACTTCCTGACGGCGTTCGGTGACCGCTACCTGAACACGCACAACACGCTGCTGCCGGCGTTCCCCGGCATCCACGGCCCGCGCGACGCCCTCGCCTACGGGGTGAAGGTCACCGGGGCCACCCTCTTCTTCGTCGACGCCGGCATGGACACCGGCCCGATCGTCGCGCAGGTCGCCGTGCCCGTGCGCGACGACGACGACGTCGACACGCTCACCGAGCGCATCAAGGAAGCCGAGCGGCGCCAGCTCGTCGAGCAGGTGGGCCGCCTGGTCCGCGAAGGTTGGACGATCACCGGAAGGAAGGTCACGGTTCCGTGA
- a CDS encoding CD225/dispanin family protein: MQPGYPSQQPQHVDNNMTMSIVSIFLFWPLAIPAIINASKVNPLLQQGDYAGAQAAAAESKKWSKWAIIVGVAWLAIVLVCCLGGGLLGALSGSSASTSGY; this comes from the coding sequence ATGCAGCCCGGATACCCGTCCCAGCAGCCCCAGCACGTCGACAACAACATGACGATGTCCATCGTCTCCATCTTCCTGTTCTGGCCGCTGGCCATCCCGGCGATCATCAACGCCTCGAAGGTGAACCCGCTGCTCCAGCAGGGTGACTACGCGGGTGCCCAGGCCGCCGCGGCCGAGTCGAAGAAGTGGTCGAAGTGGGCGATCATCGTCGGCGTCGCCTGGCTCGCGATCGTGCTGGTGTGCTGCCTGGGTGGCGGACTGCTCGGTGCCCTCTCCGGCAGCAGCGCCAGCACCAGCGGATACTGA
- a CDS encoding DUF4190 domain-containing protein, which yields MQPGNPGQDPYGQQPYGSPATPPPHDPYAPPPAAPYGQPPTSGQPYDPYAPPSHGQPPTSGQPYGPTSGQPYGQPPTSGQPYGQPDPYAAPPPPAPGQPYGQPYQDPYGQQQPYGQPQMYPNAGFAAQGQQNTLGLVSMILGIASIPLGCCLYLGLPLGIAAVVTGWLGKQKADQGLASNAGQAKAGLICGAVGAGLTVLLLVLAVVANVTLPAQP from the coding sequence ATGCAGCCTGGTAACCCCGGTCAGGACCCGTACGGCCAGCAGCCGTACGGGAGCCCGGCCACACCGCCCCCGCACGACCCGTACGCCCCGCCGCCGGCCGCGCCCTACGGGCAGCCGCCCACCTCCGGCCAGCCGTACGATCCGTACGCCCCGCCGTCCCATGGCCAGCCCCCGACGTCCGGCCAGCCCTACGGCCCCACGTCCGGCCAGCCCTACGGCCAACCCCCCACCTCCGGCCAGCCCTACGGCCAGCCGGACCCGTACGCCGCGCCGCCGCCACCGGCACCCGGGCAGCCGTACGGTCAGCCCTACCAGGACCCGTACGGCCAGCAGCAGCCGTACGGCCAGCCGCAGATGTACCCGAACGCGGGCTTCGCGGCCCAGGGCCAGCAGAACACCCTCGGCCTGGTGTCGATGATCCTCGGCATCGCGTCGATCCCGCTGGGCTGCTGCCTCTACCTCGGCCTCCCGCTGGGCATCGCCGCCGTGGTGACGGGCTGGCTGGGCAAGCAGAAGGCCGACCAGGGTCTGGCCAGCAACGCCGGCCAGGCGAAGGCCGGTCTGATCTGCGGTGCCGTCGGTGCCGGGCTCACCGTGCTGCTGCTCGTCCTCGCTGTCGTGGCCAACGTCACCCTGCCCGCGCAACCCTGA